In Scomber japonicus isolate fScoJap1 chromosome 19, fScoJap1.pri, whole genome shotgun sequence, a single genomic region encodes these proteins:
- the golga2 gene encoding golgin subfamily A member 2 isoform X2: MADQSRQIKLAAAKKKLKEFQQKSSPANVGGEKGGGGGGGGGGGGGGGGGGGGAGAKKKRKMKVLNQLDAPSTDRDSPIMNDYPDTNGDESLTEGNRPLSSTESLRQLSQQLNGLVSESSTAYVNGDAAPSVSEGELESRNQELSAALESSNLTNSQLNTKLDQLAQQTQELTDQLQKERKEFEQRFSKEQGAMREQLQVHIQTIGILVSEKSELQTALQYTQQAARQKTAEADELNNRLQATKQRVSELERTLSSVSTQQKQFEKHNKELEKERDNLRLEVFRQNNVSEESKQQSSELSEHLKQSAQENGAMRLELEDLRKRLELADLMLQQYSSQSDPTSANQQVQLLMEEKQHMEAHNHQLMESIAQLKTERDCYAEQIQEEGRVWKDKTEQLLTQVSLVAEERDRNINRVQELEASITELKNAAALLSQEREAQGDAEAQSSGPSESEVALQEALSTLQQEKDALTVQYQAQLRDNEQLSRLCAEQEARLGELEQQVEIKTQEEEDRRRMLEDVQSDKATISRALTQNRTLKDQLAELQNGFVKLTNENMELTTAIQSEQHVKKELARRMGELQEELHNVKEQLELKCTETQGVMEQRDQVVAHLQQYCAGYQALASEREQLHHQYLQQSQIMDRLQHDESQGRVQLDISHNQLKQAQDHLEQLVRDNELLKAEVKELISSSALPTPLRDQGDGVESQSLQESPNKSSSIVIPEDFESQKEMEEFIRGALAHLEAERDEARRQLEEEHRLHMAARHQAAVALRLEPDHHSHHPVHDHHHHEHEHDHDHDHSQGQHSHCEHSHEHSEGGVPVEVHQALQAAMEKLQQRFTSLMQEKADLKERVEELEHRCIQLSGETDTIGEYIALYQSQRAIMKQKHQEKEQYISMLAQDKEEMKAKLAELQDLVMRLVAERNDWYSRYTGAVAGAGSVNPDLLPVEEDHTHAEYHAHTHTELNAVSGAEAMEVIPLSEPTTNLEALSSQTLSTGSGQTDSKPLVPKEDGTAQQIMQLLHEIQNPQGALRSPPFLGENPCIPFFYRPDEQDEVKILVV; this comes from the exons atggcCGACCAGAGCAGGCAAATAAAACTCGCTGCAGCCAAGAAAAAG CTGAAGGAGTTTCAGCAGAAGAGCTCCCCTGCTAATGTAGGAGGAGaaaagggtggtggtggtggtggtggtggtggaggaggaggaggaggaggaggaggaggaggaggagcaggggccaagaagaagaggaagatgaaggtaCTAAACCAACTGGATGCACCATCAACAGACAGAGACTCCCCAATCATGAAT GACTACCCGGATACCAATGGCGATGAGAGTTTAACAGAGGGAAATAG ACCACTGTCTTCCACAGAGAGCTTACGACAGCTCTCACAGCAACTCAACGGCCTGGTCTCTGAG TCATCTACAGCATATGTGAATGGGGACGCTGCTCCTTCTGTCAGTGAGGGAGAACTGGAG AGTCGGAACCAGGAGCTGTCTGCTGCCCTGGAATCCAGCAACTTAACAAACTCTCAGCTCAATACCAAGCTAGACCAGCTG GCACAGCAAACTCAGGAGCTCACAGATCAACTACAAAag GAGCGAAAAGAATTTGAACAGAGATTTTCAAAAGAGCAAGGAGCCATGCGGGAGCAATTACAG GTTCACATCCAGACTATAGGTATCCTGGTATCAGAGAAATCAGAGCTACAAACAGCACTACAATACACACAACAGGCTGCACGGCAGAAAACCG CTGAGGCAGATGAACTGAATAACCGTCTGCAGGCAACAAAGCAGAGAGTGTCAGAGCTGGAGAGaactctctcctctgtttcaaCACAGCAGAAACAGTTTGAAAAG CACAATAAAGAGCttgaaaaggagagagacaacCTGAGGCTAGAGGTGTTTAGACAAAA TAATGTGAGTGAGGAGTCTAAGCAGCAAAGCTCAGAGTTATCAGAGCATTTGAAACAAAGTGCACAGGAGAATGGAGCAATGAGGCTGGAGCTGGAAGATCTTCGCAAGAGGCTCGAGTTAGCTGACCTCATGTTGCAACAG TACTCCAGTCAGTCAGACCCCACCAGTGCTAACCAGCAGGTGCAGTTACTGATGGAAGAGAAGCAGCATATGGAGGCACACAATCATCAG CTGATGGAGTCAATTGCTCAGCTGAAGACGGAGAGAGACTGCTATGCAGAGCAGATCCAGGAGGAGGGCCGTGTATGGAAGGACAAAACAGAACAGCTGCTAACACAG GTGTCATTAGttgcagaggagagagacagaaacatcaaCCGAGTCCAAGAACTGGAGGCCAGCATCACAGAGCTAAAAAATGCTGCAG CATTATTGTCCCAAGAGAGAGAGGCTCAGGGTGATGCAGAGGCTCAGTCCTCAGGGCCATCAGAGAGTGAGGTGGCTCTGCAGGAAGCACTCAGCACTCTACAACAGGAGAAAGATGCTCTTACTGTGCAGTACCAAGCACAG CTGCGAGATAACGAGCAGCTGAGTCGCCTATGTGCAGAGCAGGAGGCACGTCTGGGGGAGCTGGAGCAGCAGGTGGAGATTAAAACCCAGGAAGAAGAGGACCGCCGGCGCATGCTGGAGGATGTTCAGTCAGACAAGGCCACTATTAGCCGTGCTCTCACCCAGAACCGTACACTGAAGGACCAGCTGGCTGAGCTACAGAACGGTTTTGTCAAACTG ACTAATGAGAACATGGAGCTGACAACTGCCATTCAGTCAGAGCAACATGTGAAAAAGGAGCTGGCTCGCAGGATGGGTGAACTGCAAGAAGAGCTGCACAATGTCAAGGAGCAG CTGGAACTGAAATGCACAGAGACTCAAGGTGTGATGGAGCAGAGGGACCAGGTAGTGGCCCACCTGCAGCAGTACTGTGCTGGCTACCAGGCTCTTGCATCAGAGAGGGAACAGCTCCACCATCAGTATTTGCAGCAGAGCCAGATCATGGACCGGCTGCAGCATGATGAAAGCCAGGGCCGCGTACAGCTGGATATCAGTCACAATCAGCTCAAACAAGCACAG GACCATCTGGAGCAGTTAGTCAGAGACAACGAACTGCTAAAGGCTGAGGTGAAGGAGTTGATCAGCAGCTCAGCTCTTCCCACGCCACTCAGAGACCAAG GAGATGGAGTGGAAAGCCAGTCCCTGCAAGAGAGCCCAAACAAGTCCTCCTCCATAGTTATCCCAGAAGACTTTGAGAGCCAGAAGGAGATG GAGGAGTTTATCCGTGGAGCTTTGGCTCATTTGGAGGCTGAGAGGGACGAGGCCAGGAGACAACTGGAGGAGGAGCACAGGCTCCACATGGCAGCCCGGCACCAGGCTGCTGTGGCACTCCGCCTTGAGCCCGATCACCACAGCCACCATCCTGTTCACGACCACCATCATCACGAGCACGAGCACGATCACGATCACGATCACAGTCAGGGCCAACATAGTCACTGTGAACACAGTCATGAGCATTCAG aagGAGGAGTGCCAGTTGAAGTTCATCAGGCCTTACAGGCTGCCATGGAGAAGCTTCAGCAGCGTTTCACCTCCCTCATGCAAGAGAAAGCTGACCTGAAGGAGCgggtggaggagctggagcaCCGTTGTATCCAGCTGTCTGGAGAGACCGACACAATAG GAGAGTACATCGCCTTGTACCAGAGTCAGCGGGCCATCATGAAGCAGAAACACCAAGAGAAGGAGCAGTACATCAGCATGTTGGCCCAGGacaaggaggagatgaag GCAAAACTGGCAGAACTGCAGGATCTGGTGATGAGATTGGTGGCTGAGAGGAACGACTGGTACAGCCGCTACACTGGAGCTGTGGCTGGTGCTGGCTCGGTGAACCCTGACCTGCTTCCTGTCGAGGAGGATCACACTCACGCAGAGTATCACGCTCATACACACACGGAGCTTAATGCTGTCAGTGGAGCAG AAGCCATGGAGGTCATCCCTCTGTCAGAGCCCACCACAAATCTCGAAGCACTTTCATCCCAGACGCTTTCAACTGGGTCAGGCCAGACTGACTCCAAGCCCCTGGTGCCCAAGGAGGACGGTACAGCCCAACAGATCATGCAACTGCTCCATGAGATCCAGAACCCCCAGGGAGCGCTAAGATCACCCCCCTTCCTCGGGGAGAACCCTTGCATCCCCTTCTTCTACCGGCCCGACGAACAGGACGAAGTAAAGATCCTGGTGGTGTGA
- the golga2 gene encoding golgin subfamily A member 2 isoform X1, producing the protein MADQSRQIKLAAAKKKLKEFQQKSSPANVGGEKGGGGGGGGGGGGGGGGGGGGAGAKKKRKMKVLNQLDAPSTDRDSPIMNTFADMKATGSSVSQQLEDPKVEPGRGPPASNLASSNTATNSESVSHNTDLQDYPDTNGDESLTEGNRPLSSTESLRQLSQQLNGLVSESSTAYVNGDAAPSVSEGELESRNQELSAALESSNLTNSQLNTKLDQLAQQTQELTDQLQKERKEFEQRFSKEQGAMREQLQVHIQTIGILVSEKSELQTALQYTQQAARQKTAEADELNNRLQATKQRVSELERTLSSVSTQQKQFEKHNKELEKERDNLRLEVFRQNNVSEESKQQSSELSEHLKQSAQENGAMRLELEDLRKRLELADLMLQQYSSQSDPTSANQQVQLLMEEKQHMEAHNHQLMESIAQLKTERDCYAEQIQEEGRVWKDKTEQLLTQVSLVAEERDRNINRVQELEASITELKNAAALLSQEREAQGDAEAQSSGPSESEVALQEALSTLQQEKDALTVQYQAQLRDNEQLSRLCAEQEARLGELEQQVEIKTQEEEDRRRMLEDVQSDKATISRALTQNRTLKDQLAELQNGFVKLTNENMELTTAIQSEQHVKKELARRMGELQEELHNVKEQLELKCTETQGVMEQRDQVVAHLQQYCAGYQALASEREQLHHQYLQQSQIMDRLQHDESQGRVQLDISHNQLKQAQDHLEQLVRDNELLKAEVKELISSSALPTPLRDQGDGVESQSLQESPNKSSSIVIPEDFESQKEMEEFIRGALAHLEAERDEARRQLEEEHRLHMAARHQAAVALRLEPDHHSHHPVHDHHHHEHEHDHDHDHSQGQHSHCEHSHEHSEGGVPVEVHQALQAAMEKLQQRFTSLMQEKADLKERVEELEHRCIQLSGETDTIGEYIALYQSQRAIMKQKHQEKEQYISMLAQDKEEMKAKLAELQDLVMRLVAERNDWYSRYTGAVAGAGSVNPDLLPVEEDHTHAEYHAHTHTELNAVSGAEAMEVIPLSEPTTNLEALSSQTLSTGSGQTDSKPLVPKEDGTAQQIMQLLHEIQNPQGALRSPPFLGENPCIPFFYRPDEQDEVKILVV; encoded by the exons atggcCGACCAGAGCAGGCAAATAAAACTCGCTGCAGCCAAGAAAAAG CTGAAGGAGTTTCAGCAGAAGAGCTCCCCTGCTAATGTAGGAGGAGaaaagggtggtggtggtggtggtggtggtggaggaggaggaggaggaggaggaggaggaggaggagcaggggccaagaagaagaggaagatgaaggtaCTAAACCAACTGGATGCACCATCAACAGACAGAGACTCCCCAATCATGAAT ACCTTTGCTGACATGAAGGCCACGGGGTCTTCTGTTTCCCAGCAACTAGAGGACCCAAAGGTGGAGCCTGGTCGTGGCCCACCTGCGTCTAACCTCGCTAGCTCTAATACTGCTACTAACTCTGAGTCTGTCAGCCACAACACTGAcctgcag GACTACCCGGATACCAATGGCGATGAGAGTTTAACAGAGGGAAATAG ACCACTGTCTTCCACAGAGAGCTTACGACAGCTCTCACAGCAACTCAACGGCCTGGTCTCTGAG TCATCTACAGCATATGTGAATGGGGACGCTGCTCCTTCTGTCAGTGAGGGAGAACTGGAG AGTCGGAACCAGGAGCTGTCTGCTGCCCTGGAATCCAGCAACTTAACAAACTCTCAGCTCAATACCAAGCTAGACCAGCTG GCACAGCAAACTCAGGAGCTCACAGATCAACTACAAAag GAGCGAAAAGAATTTGAACAGAGATTTTCAAAAGAGCAAGGAGCCATGCGGGAGCAATTACAG GTTCACATCCAGACTATAGGTATCCTGGTATCAGAGAAATCAGAGCTACAAACAGCACTACAATACACACAACAGGCTGCACGGCAGAAAACCG CTGAGGCAGATGAACTGAATAACCGTCTGCAGGCAACAAAGCAGAGAGTGTCAGAGCTGGAGAGaactctctcctctgtttcaaCACAGCAGAAACAGTTTGAAAAG CACAATAAAGAGCttgaaaaggagagagacaacCTGAGGCTAGAGGTGTTTAGACAAAA TAATGTGAGTGAGGAGTCTAAGCAGCAAAGCTCAGAGTTATCAGAGCATTTGAAACAAAGTGCACAGGAGAATGGAGCAATGAGGCTGGAGCTGGAAGATCTTCGCAAGAGGCTCGAGTTAGCTGACCTCATGTTGCAACAG TACTCCAGTCAGTCAGACCCCACCAGTGCTAACCAGCAGGTGCAGTTACTGATGGAAGAGAAGCAGCATATGGAGGCACACAATCATCAG CTGATGGAGTCAATTGCTCAGCTGAAGACGGAGAGAGACTGCTATGCAGAGCAGATCCAGGAGGAGGGCCGTGTATGGAAGGACAAAACAGAACAGCTGCTAACACAG GTGTCATTAGttgcagaggagagagacagaaacatcaaCCGAGTCCAAGAACTGGAGGCCAGCATCACAGAGCTAAAAAATGCTGCAG CATTATTGTCCCAAGAGAGAGAGGCTCAGGGTGATGCAGAGGCTCAGTCCTCAGGGCCATCAGAGAGTGAGGTGGCTCTGCAGGAAGCACTCAGCACTCTACAACAGGAGAAAGATGCTCTTACTGTGCAGTACCAAGCACAG CTGCGAGATAACGAGCAGCTGAGTCGCCTATGTGCAGAGCAGGAGGCACGTCTGGGGGAGCTGGAGCAGCAGGTGGAGATTAAAACCCAGGAAGAAGAGGACCGCCGGCGCATGCTGGAGGATGTTCAGTCAGACAAGGCCACTATTAGCCGTGCTCTCACCCAGAACCGTACACTGAAGGACCAGCTGGCTGAGCTACAGAACGGTTTTGTCAAACTG ACTAATGAGAACATGGAGCTGACAACTGCCATTCAGTCAGAGCAACATGTGAAAAAGGAGCTGGCTCGCAGGATGGGTGAACTGCAAGAAGAGCTGCACAATGTCAAGGAGCAG CTGGAACTGAAATGCACAGAGACTCAAGGTGTGATGGAGCAGAGGGACCAGGTAGTGGCCCACCTGCAGCAGTACTGTGCTGGCTACCAGGCTCTTGCATCAGAGAGGGAACAGCTCCACCATCAGTATTTGCAGCAGAGCCAGATCATGGACCGGCTGCAGCATGATGAAAGCCAGGGCCGCGTACAGCTGGATATCAGTCACAATCAGCTCAAACAAGCACAG GACCATCTGGAGCAGTTAGTCAGAGACAACGAACTGCTAAAGGCTGAGGTGAAGGAGTTGATCAGCAGCTCAGCTCTTCCCACGCCACTCAGAGACCAAG GAGATGGAGTGGAAAGCCAGTCCCTGCAAGAGAGCCCAAACAAGTCCTCCTCCATAGTTATCCCAGAAGACTTTGAGAGCCAGAAGGAGATG GAGGAGTTTATCCGTGGAGCTTTGGCTCATTTGGAGGCTGAGAGGGACGAGGCCAGGAGACAACTGGAGGAGGAGCACAGGCTCCACATGGCAGCCCGGCACCAGGCTGCTGTGGCACTCCGCCTTGAGCCCGATCACCACAGCCACCATCCTGTTCACGACCACCATCATCACGAGCACGAGCACGATCACGATCACGATCACAGTCAGGGCCAACATAGTCACTGTGAACACAGTCATGAGCATTCAG aagGAGGAGTGCCAGTTGAAGTTCATCAGGCCTTACAGGCTGCCATGGAGAAGCTTCAGCAGCGTTTCACCTCCCTCATGCAAGAGAAAGCTGACCTGAAGGAGCgggtggaggagctggagcaCCGTTGTATCCAGCTGTCTGGAGAGACCGACACAATAG GAGAGTACATCGCCTTGTACCAGAGTCAGCGGGCCATCATGAAGCAGAAACACCAAGAGAAGGAGCAGTACATCAGCATGTTGGCCCAGGacaaggaggagatgaag GCAAAACTGGCAGAACTGCAGGATCTGGTGATGAGATTGGTGGCTGAGAGGAACGACTGGTACAGCCGCTACACTGGAGCTGTGGCTGGTGCTGGCTCGGTGAACCCTGACCTGCTTCCTGTCGAGGAGGATCACACTCACGCAGAGTATCACGCTCATACACACACGGAGCTTAATGCTGTCAGTGGAGCAG AAGCCATGGAGGTCATCCCTCTGTCAGAGCCCACCACAAATCTCGAAGCACTTTCATCCCAGACGCTTTCAACTGGGTCAGGCCAGACTGACTCCAAGCCCCTGGTGCCCAAGGAGGACGGTACAGCCCAACAGATCATGCAACTGCTCCATGAGATCCAGAACCCCCAGGGAGCGCTAAGATCACCCCCCTTCCTCGGGGAGAACCCTTGCATCCCCTTCTTCTACCGGCCCGACGAACAGGACGAAGTAAAGATCCTGGTGGTGTGA
- the hspa5 gene encoding endoplasmic reticulum chaperone BiP: protein MKLLWVVMLVAGTVFADDDDKKENVGTVVGIDLGTTYSCVGVFKNGRVEIIANDQGNRITPSYVAFTSEGERLIGDAAKNQLTSNPENTVFDAKRLIGRTWGDSAVQHDIKYFPFKVTEKKSKPHIQVDIGGGQMKTFAPEEISAMVLTKMKETAEAYLGKKVTHAVVTVPAYFNDAQRQATKDAGTIAGLNVMRIINEPTAAAIAYGLDKRDGEKNILVFDLGGGTFDVSILTIDNGVFEVVATNGDTHLGGEDFDQRVMEHFIKLYKKKTGKDVRKDNRAVQKLRREVEKAKRALSAQHQSRIEIESFFEGEDFSETLTRAKFEELNMDLFRSTMKPVQKVLEDADLKKSDIDEIVLVGGSTRIPKIQQLVKEYFNGKEPSRGINPDEAVAYGAAVQAGVLSGEEDTGDVVLLDVCPLTLGIETVGGVMTKLIPRNTVVPTKKSQIFSTASDNQPTVTIKVYEGERPLTKDNHLLGTFDLTGIPPAPRGVPQIEVTFEIDVNGILRVTAEDKGTGNKNKITITNDQNRLTPEDIERMVNDAERFADEDKKLKERIDSRNELESYAYSLKNQIGDKEKLGGKLSDEDKETIEKAVEEKIEWMESHQDAELEDFQAKKKELEEVVQPIISKLYGSAGAPPPEGGASDQDEKDEL from the exons ATGAAGCTGCTGTGGGTTGTAATGCTGGTGGCCGGCACCGTGTTTGCCGATGACGACGATAAGAAAGAGAATGTGGGGACTGTCGTTGGAATCGACCTGGGGACCACCTACTCCTG TGTTGGAGTGTTCAAGAATGGCCGAGTGGAGATCATTGCTAATGACCAGGGTAACCGCATCACTCCATCATATGTGGCCTTCACAAGTGAGGGTGAGCGTCTGATTGGTGATGCTGCCAAGAATCAGCTGACCTCTAACCCTGAGAACACCGTCTTTGATGCCAAGAGATTGATTGGTCGCACTTGGGGTGATTCCGCTGTGCAACACGACATCAAGTACTTTCCATTCAAG GTGACTGAGAAGAAGAGCAAGCCCCATATTCAGGTTGACATCGGTGGTGGCCAGATGAAGACATTTGCTCCTGAGGAGATCTCTGCCATGGTGCTGACTAAGATGAAGGAGACTGCTGAAGCTTACCTGGGCAAGAAg GTCACTCATGCTGTCGTCACTGTCCCTGCCTACTTCAATGATGCCCAGCGCCAGGCCACTAAGGATGCTGGAACCATCGCTGGTCTGAATGTTATGAGAATTATCAATGAGCC AACTGCTGCTGCCATTGCTTATGGCCTGGACAAGAGGGACGGCGAGAAGAACATCCTTGTGTTCGATCTGGGTGGTGGCACCTTTGACGTCTCCATCCTGACCATTGACAATGGTGTGTTTGAAGTGGTGGCCACCAATGGTGACACTCATCTGGGAGGTGAAGACTTTGATCAGCGTGTTATGGAGCACTTCATCAAGCTATACAAGAAGAAGACTGGCAAAGATGTACGCAAAGACAACCGTGCTGTGCAGAAGCTGCGTCGTGAGGTTGAGAAGGCAAAGAGGGCACTGTCTGCCCAGCACCAGTCCCGTATTGAGATTGAGTCCTTCTTTGAGGGAGAGGACTTCTCTGAGACTTTGACCCGTGCCAAGTTTGAAGAGCTCAACATG gaCCTGTTCAGATCCACCATGAAGCCTGTACAGAAGGTGCTGGAAGATGCTGACCTGAAGAAGTCTGACATTGATGAAATTGTTCTGGTTGGAGGCTCCACCCGTATCCCCAAAATCCAGCAGCTGGTGAAGGAGTACTTCAATGGCAAAGAGCCCTCTAGGGGCATCAACCCTGATGAGGCTGTGGCATATGGAGCTGCTGTGCAGGCTGGAGTGCTTTCTGGAGAGGAGGACACTG GTGATGTGGTTCTCCTGGATGTGTGCCCCCTGACCCTTGGTATTGAGACTGTTGGAGGAGTGATGACCAAGCTGATCCCCAGGAACACTGTTGTGCCCACCAAGAAATCCCAGATCTTTTCTACAGCCTCTGATAACCAGCCTACTGTCACAATTAAGGTCTATGAAG GTGAGCGTCCTCTGACAAAAGACAACCATCTGCTGGGCACATTTGACCTGACTGGCATCCCACCTGCCCCTCGTGGTGTACCACAGATTGAGGTCACCTTTGAGATTGATGTCAACGGTATTCTGCGTGTCACCGCTGAGGACAAAGGCACAGGCAACAAGAACAAGATCACAATCACAAATGACCAGAACCGTCTGACACCTGAGGATATCGAGCGCATGGTGAACGACGCTGAGCGCTTTGCTGACGAGGACAAGAAGCTGAAGGAGAGGATCGACTCCCGCAACGAGCTGGAGAGCTACGCCTACTCTTTAAAGAACCAGATCGGTGACAAGGAGAAGCTTGGCGGCAAGCTGTCAGATGAGGATAAGGAAACCATTGAGAAGGCAGTGGAGGAGAAAATTGAGTGGATGGAGTCACACCAAGATGCTGAGCTGGAAGACTTCCAGGCCAAGAAGAAGGAGCTCGAGGAGGTGGTTCAACCCATCATCAGCAAGCTTTACGGCAGTGCAGGCGCACCCCCACCTGAGGGTGGCGCCAGTGACCAAGATGAGAAGGATGAGTTGTAG
- the rabepk gene encoding rab9 effector protein with kelch motifs has translation MEFLPVLEPLDKPKKGIWYSLIPKGSAPGVSVGHTCTFSPSRDGGKGFIFIVGGANPSGSFSESHVINLDKHEWDIPEWEGLEARYEHCSFAPYSCPHSLWVFGGAQQTGNRNCIQNIQLTDSGSHWKNVLVNGEPPSPRTYHTNSACIGDRLYVYSGGEAGAAPVSDQKLHVFDTVSSTWLQPETHGRHPPVRHGHIIVAVCSRIYIHGGMTGDKFHNDMYSLDTRSMKWEKVQAKGDIPPGVAAHSAVVLGKNIYIFGGMTADGASNFMYRFTTDKSRWILMKFEGDIPPNRLDHSMCLLPWKVGSEGNEDEEQNSPAASETVNLAFVFGGMDTQGVIHNDCIVTVVT, from the exons ATGGAGTTTCTCCCTGTACTTGAGCCTCTAGATAAACCCAAAAAAGGAATATG GTATTCTTTGATACCAAAAGGAAGTGCTCCAGGTGTCAGCGTTGGCCACACCTGCACCTTTAGTCCATctagagatggagggaaaggatTCATCTTCATTGTTGGAGGAGCCAATCCCAGTGGAAGTTTCTCAGAGTCCCATGTCATAAATCTGG ATAAGCATGAGTGGGATATTCCAGAGTGGGAGGGTTTGGAGGCGCGGTATGAGCACTGCAGTTTTGCTCCATACAGCTGCCCACATAGCTTGTGGGTGTTTGGGGGAGCACAGCAAACTGGCAATCGCAATTGTATCCAGAATATACAGCTAACAG ACAGTGGGTCCCACTGGAAGAATGTACTGGTGAATGGGGAACCCCCCAGTCCCAGGACATATCACACCAACTCAGCTTGTATAGGGGATAGACTTTATGTCTATTCTGGAGGGGAAGCAGGAGCTGCACCTGTCTCAGACCAAAAACTCCATGTCTTTGACACAG TGTCCTCCACATGGTTACAACCAGAAACACACGGCAGACACCCACCCGTCAGGCACGGCCATATTATTGTAGCAGTGTGTTCAAGGATCTACATTCATGGAGGCATGACAGGAGACAAATTCCACAATGATATGTACTCCCTTGACACAA GGAGCATGAAGTGGGAGAAAGTGCAAGCCAAAGGAGACATCCCGCCAGGAGTTGCAGCCCACTCAGCTGTGGTGCTCGGCAAGAACATTTACATCTTTGGAGGGATGACAGCAGATGGAGCCAGCAACTTTATGTACAGATTCACCACTG ACAAAAGTAGATGGATCCTAATGAAGTTTGAAGGTGATATACCGCCCAACCGCCTAGACCACTCCATGTGTTTATTGCCATGGAAAGTGGGCAGTGAGGGGAATGAAGATGAGGAGCAAAACAGCCCAGCAGCCTCAGAAACAGTAAATTTGGCTTTTGTATTTGGAGGGATGGACACCCAAGGTGTcatacacaatgactgtattgtgACTGTTGTGACATAA